A genomic region of Pyrus communis chromosome 14, drPyrComm1.1, whole genome shotgun sequence contains the following coding sequences:
- the LOC137716267 gene encoding beta-1,6-galactosyltransferase GALT29A-like, translating to MPKSVENQDEADTQSIKICTPIHFWPHLATPINPFNDLFTLPMKRSVRPLFSILLLIVFAATLSCRNAVRHSFELENKVLIQPSRPVFNATLLRFAAVDAGEAQAKKEIEELLEGNFASLGKYRTFASWRRFNHHDIRAKTSTGLPVMLRSPRFYRYWLDFRRVLSDWSRNKRFHADVMLDLVRLVRNPIDRHNGLVGSEQRRYSSCAVVGNSGILLKSNHGALIDSHEVVIRLNNARIQSFSEKVGSKTSISFVNSNILHLCARRDGCFCHPYGLNVPMIMYICQPVHLFDYTICNMSHKAPLLVTDSRFDVLCARIVKYYSLKRFVEETGKSFEEWGAVHDGSMFHYSSGMQAIMLALGICDKVSVFGFGKSDSAKHHYHTNQKAELRLHDYPAEYAFYHDLAERPQVIPFLSDKFNIPPVVLYQ from the coding sequence ATGCCAAAATCTGTAGAAAACCAGGATGAAGCCGACACGCAGAGCATCAAGAtctgcactcccatccatttctgGCCGCATTTAGCGACACCCATCAACCCTTTCAACGATCTCTTCACTCTTCCCATGAAGCGCTCTGTCCGCCCGTTATTCAGCATTCTCCTCCTCATTGTGTTCGCCGCCACGCTGAGCTGCCGGAACGCCGTCCGCCATAGCTTTGAGCTCGAGAATAAGGTGCTAATCCAACCGTCGAGGCCGGTGTTCAATGCCACTCTGCTCAGATTCGCCGCCGTTGATGCAGGTGAAGCTCAAGCCAAGAAGGAGATTGAGGAGCTGTTGGAGGGTAACTTTGCCAGTCTCGGAAAGTACCGGACTTTCGCTTCGTGGAGGCGATTTAATCACCATGATATCAGAGCAAAGACGTCCACTGGATTGCCGGTAATGCTCCGCTCTCCCCGATTCTATCGTTATTGGTTGGATTTTAGGAGGGTTTTGAGTGATTGGTCGAGAAACAAACGGTTTCATGCTGATGTTATGTTGGATTTAGTCAGACTTGTTAGGAATCCCATTGATAGGCACAATGGCTTGGTGGGTTCGGAGCAACGGCGCTATTCGTCGTGTGCGGTCGTCGGAAACAGTGGGATTTTGTTGAAGAGTAATCATGGAGCTCTCATTGATAGTCATGAGGTTGTCATTCGATTGAACAACGCGAGGATCCAGAGTTTTTCGGAGAAAGTTGGCTCGAAAACCAGCATTTCGTTTGTAAATAGTAACATTTTGCATCTTTGTGCTCGGAGAGATGGTTGTTTTTGCCACCCTTATGGACTGAATGTGCCTATGATTATGTACATTTGTCAACCGGTGCATCTCTTCGATTACACGATATGCAACATGTCCCACAAAGCGCCTTTGCTTGTGACTGATTCTCGGTTTGATGTGTTGTGCGCGAGGATTGTGAAGTATTATTCGTTGAAGCGGTTTGTGGAGGAGACGGGGAAGTCGTTTGAGGAGTGGGGGGCAGTTCATGATGGTTCCATGTTTCATTACTCTTCCGGTATGCAGGCTATTATGCTTGCTTTGGGAATTTGTGACAAAGTTAGTGTTTTTGGATTTGGGAAGTCGGATTCAGCGAAGCATCATTATCACACGAATCAGAAGGCCGAGCTTCGATTGCACGATTATCCAGCGGAGTACGCGTTCTATCACGATTTAGCCGAGAGACCGCAGGTAATACCGTTCCTTTCGGACAAGTTCAACATTCCTCCTGTGGTTCTATATCAATGA
- the LOC137715021 gene encoding zinc finger A20 and AN1 domain-containing stress-associated protein 3-like: MAEEHRCQAQQLCVNNCGFFGSPTTQNLCSKCYRDLQLKEQQAIALNQTLISSSSFASPSSSFSPSRPFSSPLNSVSPAHKARVERVVEAKEEEAKEAAPSAGAQANRCTTCRRRVGLTGYKCRCGMTFCGTHRYPEQHACGFDFRGMGKERIAKANPVVKAEKLHKI, translated from the coding sequence ATGGCGGAAGAGCATCGTTGCCAGGCACAGCAGCTATGCGTCAACAACTGCGGTTTCTTCGGAAGCCCGACGACGCAGAACTTGTGTTCCAAATGCTACCGTGACTTGCAGCTCAAGGAACAACAGGCGATCGCTCTCAACCAAACTCtcatctcctcttcctctttcgCTTCTCCTTCCTCGTCCTTCTCTCCCTCTCGTCCGTTTTCGTCCCCGCTGAACTCCGTCTCACCCGCGCACAAGGCACGGGTGGAGCGTGTGGTCGAAGCGAAGGAGGAAGAGGCGAAGGAGGCCGCGCCGTCGGCGGGGGCGCAGGCGAACAGGTGCACGACGTGCCGACGGCGCGTGGGGTTGACGGGGTATAAGTGCAGGTGCGGGATGACGTTCTGTGGGACCCACAGGTACCCGGAGCAGCACGCGTGCGGGTTCGATTTCAGAGGGATGGGGAAGGAGCGGATCGCCAAGGCCAACCCGGTTGTGAAGGCGGAGAAGCTGCATAAGATTTGA